TCCCGAGGAGTACCAGAAGAAAGAGATAAAGGCTTCGACGCAGCCAACGATTCCGCGGAAGGAGTCGCATAATGAAGGGGATCCCGAGGGGAACTTACAGTTTCTAGACGCCCGGAGTTGTTTTATATTTCACGCTAACGTATCCCAAAAGCATTTCCTCTACGGCAGCGCTTTCCGCTTCTCCGGGTGGAACAGTCGAAAACCGACATCGAGCTTGAGGTTCAGAACCTCCGGAATGCCCCCGTCGTCGACCCGGTTCACCCCCACGCTGTATATCGTCAACCCCTCTTGCGTTTTTCGCATTCGCAAAGGCTTATCCGACCACGGGTCCTGAGGAACCTCCTTCAAATATTGCGGAACCAACTCCTCCCAGTTCTTCGGCCAGCGACCGTTCGATTGACGAAATCGCTCCGCCGCGATTGCGCCGAGACCGCAGCGCAAATTGGCTTGCCAGCTGAAATGAGATTTGATCATCGCGTAATAAGAAAGTTTACTTTGGCTGCTCAACCATTGCGAGGGAGGCATATTGTTGACGAATTCGCCATCGCCTTTTTTCTGGCTTTCTTGCATCTTCTCGATTTCACTTTCCCATTCCATCAAAATGGCTTTTATCTCGGGACTGTTGCTTTTGAGTAGCTCGATGGCCCTGGTCGTATCTTCCAATAGATGCGCGCGATCCGCCGGGGCGTACATTGGATAGCGGGAATTCAGCAAAAATCTATTGAAGGCGTTCAAACTCGCCGCGCCAGGCAGAGCGGGTCCATCGCTCATCGCAGCAGCAATTTGGGACATCTGTTGATAGTTTGAGGCGCGTTCGAATCGCAAGCCATCGACCAGGGGACATTGCTGAAGAGTCTTTTCCAGATCGTCCTGTAACTTCAAGAGCTCTTGGGCGGATGGCGTGCACCAAGCGAGAATTTGTTCGAGCGTGGTGACGGAATTTTGCTCTATCTTCCGGGAGATCGCCTGAATGTAGAGGACGCCGGGTGTCCCGAAGGCGTGGGCTCCCGCGAGGGCAGCGCGGAGATCCAATATTGCCAGTTCAGGTGCATTCATGAGAGCTTGACGCTGAGCATCCCAATTCAGCCAGGAGAGTGTCTGCTGGAACATGGATACGGGAGTGGCGGTTCCTTTCAACAGGTCCTCCCCCCGTGGGATCGGCATCCACCCCTGCGGATAATTTACCTGCTTGCGAAATTCCATCAGCAGTTCATCGAATTCTTTTTTAAACTCGGGATACTCAAGCAGGGGATGATCCAAATCTGCAAGCCTGGGCCGGGCGGGTAGTGGGGGTAAATTATTTGGAACCGGGCCAAGGGCGAGGGAGGTACTTTGAGGACTTAGAGAGGTGGTCATACTGATAACAGGGCTATAGTTGGCGCTATACTTTGACAGAAGGGCTTTTAATCGGAGGTAGCCGTTGTGATCGTCGGGTAGATTCGGCGACTGGGCAATCATCTTCTCCCAGGTCCAATCGGGATCGATCCGACTCAGTTCCGCCAGCATCCGTTCTTCATAAGCCAACGATTGGTAATAGACGATGTAGCGGTAACCAAAAAGCGTCGAGCCGCCGAGGAGTACAAGCAGAAGCAGATAAAGACTTCGACGCAGCCAGCGATTACGGGGGAAAAAACGCAGCATGGTGCGAATTCCGTTAAGGAATCTGACATTTTTTAGCGCCGATGGGCGCTTTATATTCCCTCCCAACGCTTCCCGAATGAAAACTGTTTGCGCCGGTTCGGGAGCGAAGAGAATTCAATTCATCGAATCGGGATCAATGCCCTGTTGCCGTAGGAGATCCCGCATTTTTCGCTGAGCCCGCCTTCGACAACGACAGCAAGGGATTAGACGGAACGAATCAGGGCACTGATCGATTCGTTATCGTGAATCCGGCGAATGGCATCGGCCAGCAGATAGTCGATGCTAAGCACCGTGATCTTGGGAATCGCCTTCTCCGCCGGTAACGGAATACTGTCGGTAATGCAGATCCGTTCGATAGGCGCTTCCCGAAGACGGTGAATAGCCGCCCCGCACAGAACCCCATGCGTGGCAAAAACGTGGATTTCCCGAGCCCCTTTCATTTTGCAAACCTGCGCGGCTCCGCAGATACTGCCCGCCGTGGTGATCATGTCGTCGAACATGATGGCCACTTTGCCCTCAAGCGAAGCCCCGATCAGGTTGGCTTGCTCCGTCTCCGTGGGGCTGCTGCGGCGTTTATCCACGATCGACAACTCACCGCCCAGTTTCTTCTGATACTCGAGGGTCATTTTCACCCGCCCCTCGTCGGGGGAGACGAATACCACATTTTGATCCATCAACCCCGATTGTCGAATGTGCTGAATAAAAACGGGTACCGCCATGAGGTGATCGACGGGGATATCGAAGAAGCCCTGAATCTGTGCGGCGTGCAGATCCATCGTCAGAACGCGATTGGCCCCGGCGGCGGTCAGCAGATTCGCCGCCAGCTTGGCGGAAATCGGTACCCGTCCCTGATCCTTGCGATCCTGCCGGGCGTAGCCGTAGTAGGGCAGCACAACCGTGACGCGTGCGGGGCTGGCCCGTTTGAAGGCGTCCAGAATCACCAGCAATTCCATCAAATTTTCATTCACCGGCGGGCAAGTCGGCTGCACGATGAAGACATCGCGACCGCGAACATCCTCTTCAATTCGAACGGAGGTTTCCGAGTCGGGAAACGACTCGACGCGCAGATTTCCCAGACTATCGCCGAGATTGCGCGCAATGCGCTCTGCCAGGGGACGATTTGCCCGACCGCTGAAAACCCGGAGGTGATTGTGGTTCATAAAGAAATTTGTCTGATCCGCGGTCGGAGTTGTCAAGGAAAATGCGAAGGAACTGTTAAGCACCTGCGCATTTCTCGGGAAATACGCAGGTGCGGAAGAGGAAAATTTATTTACTGCCGGCTTTGTGGAAATAGGCCTTCGATCCGGAGACGGTGGGCTTGATCGTGTCCCCACCCGGCTTCCAGTCGGCCGGGCAGACTTCGCCATGCTTCTCGACGAACTGCAGTGCATCGATGACGCGCAGCGTTTCGTCCACGCTCCGGCCCAGAGGCAGGTCGTTGATGGTGATGTGACGAACGATCCCTTCCTTATCGATCAGGAAGGTGCCGCGCAAAGCGATGCCGCCTTCCAGAAGAACGCCGTAGTCGCTGGCGATCTTCTTGGTGATGTCCGCGACCAGAGGATAGTTCAGATGGCCCAGGCCGCCTTCGGTACGGGGAGTCTTGATCCAGGCGAGGTGACTGAATTGGCTGTCGATCGAGCAGCCCAGCAGTTGAACGCCGCGCTTTTCGAATTCCGCCGCCTTGTCGCTGAAAGCGATGATTTCCGTCGGGCAGACGAACGTGAAGTCGAGAGGGTAGAAGAATAATACGACGTACTTGCCTTTGTAATCCGAAAGGCTGATCTGCTTGAATTCCTCTTTCACAACAGCCTGCGCTGTGAAATTCGGGGCTTCCTTCTGTACAAATACCGCCATTGAGGTAATCTCCCTGTTGAGTTTTCGATTCAAGTTATGATAAGACTCTGCGACTCAACTTGGCCAGAGAACCGGTCCACGGCCGCGAGATAGCCCTCCGAGAGTTGTTCTGAGAAGCGGTTTTAAGCCGCCGGAAGCAGCCTCCAACTCTCAATTGCCGCCTTCAATCGGCAAAACTTCCCCAAACTAACACTCACAAACCGCAAATCCGGGCAACCTGGCTTTATCGTCACAAGCTGCATTACCGATACGAATTGCAGAAGGCTTGGTAAGCGAGGCGATACTCGAAAATTTCCTCGACCCTGTAATCGGAGTGACAGATCCATGAAACGGCAAATCGCAATCAAAACCCTTTCAGTTTCGCTGCTGGTTGCGGGTCTGGGCTGGAATGGGATTGCAAGTTCGATTCGCGCGGCCGAGCCGACTTACACCGCCAACCAGGTGATTTCCCTCCAGGAACCGGGCAAACCGGCCCGCCTGTGCACGATTGTTTCCAGCAGCAAACAGTCCAACGGCAAAACGGTTTACACCGTGAAAGCCAATGATTCGGGCGAACTGCTGATGGTGAAATTCGACGCCAATACGACTAACATCGTGACGACCGAACCCAAGGATCCGCTCCTGTCGACCGTGAACGAAACTTTGAAGACCACCAATCCAACTCAGAAACCCTCCACCGCTTCCAGCGGCCATGAAACCAGCGGCCTGTTGAGCCGGTTGACTTTCAGCAGCTCCAAATCGACCACTGAT
The genomic region above belongs to Telmatocola sphagniphila and contains:
- a CDS encoding peroxiredoxin — encoded protein: MAVFVQKEAPNFTAQAVVKEEFKQISLSDYKGKYVVLFFYPLDFTFVCPTEIIAFSDKAAEFEKRGVQLLGCSIDSQFSHLAWIKTPRTEGGLGHLNYPLVADITKKIASDYGVLLEGGIALRGTFLIDKEGIVRHITINDLPLGRSVDETLRVIDALQFVEKHGEVCPADWKPGGDTIKPTVSGSKAYFHKAGSK
- a CDS encoding ribose-phosphate diphosphokinase; translation: MNHNHLRVFSGRANRPLAERIARNLGDSLGNLRVESFPDSETSVRIEEDVRGRDVFIVQPTCPPVNENLMELLVILDAFKRASPARVTVVLPYYGYARQDRKDQGRVPISAKLAANLLTAAGANRVLTMDLHAAQIQGFFDIPVDHLMAVPVFIQHIRQSGLMDQNVVFVSPDEGRVKMTLEYQKKLGGELSIVDKRRSSPTETEQANLIGASLEGKVAIMFDDMITTAGSICGAAQVCKMKGAREIHVFATHGVLCGAAIHRLREAPIERICITDSIPLPAEKAIPKITVLSIDYLLADAIRRIHDNESISALIRSV